A single genomic interval of Spinacia oleracea cultivar Varoflay chromosome 6, BTI_SOV_V1, whole genome shotgun sequence harbors:
- the LOC110781465 gene encoding uncharacterized protein → MLGPLKLAILAFLMLTASVDAKLLPRSTTKITKEELSAEIEAMMEFKEVENNSVNSIFGNEKNNVKLYRKLMQSQDSECSPSGRVCSGGGPPQQCCSGACVPHPRLKVFVCA, encoded by the exons ATGTTGGGCCCACTCAAACTTGCTATCTTAGCGTTTCTTATGCTCACTGCTTCAG TAGATGCAAAGTTACTACCAAGAAGCACGACAAAGATAACGAAAGAAGAACTGTCAGCAGAAATAGAAGCAATGATGGAATTCAAGGAAGTTGAAAATAATTCAGTTAATTCAATATTTGGAAATGAGAAAAACAATGTTAAATTGTACAGGAAACTGATGCAGTCACAAGACTCAGAGTGTAGTCCATCAGGCCGGGTGTGTTCAGGGGGTGGACCTCCTCAACAGTGTTGCTCCGGTGCTTGTGTCCCTCATCCTAGGCTTAAAGTTTTCGTATGCGCATAA
- the LOC110781458 gene encoding uncharacterized protein produces MSAQIKLAIVAFVMFTASAIAVNAKLDPTNIMQITKEELMRAEIKAMMEMKGVEKKVNLNEKSLEFLQKLMMPKDYDCTPSGGICSGGGPPEECCSGSCVPHPILRIFVCA; encoded by the exons ATGTCTGCTCAAATTAAACTTGCTATCGTAGCCTTCGTTATGTTCACTGCTTCAG CAATCGCGGTAAATGCAAAGCTAGATCCAACAAACATTATGCAGATAACGAAAGAAGAGTTGATGCGAGCTGAAATAAAAGCAATGATGGAAATGAAGGGAGTTGAAAAGAAAGTTAATTTAAATGAGAAAAGCTTAGAGTTTCTCCAAAAATTGATGATGCCAAAAGATTATGATTGTACTCCTTCCGGCGGAATTTGTTCAGGTGGCGGACCTCCGGAAGAGTGTTGTTCTGGTTCATGTGTTCCTCATCCAATACTAAGGATTTTTGTATGTGCATGA